A stretch of Campylobacter volucris DNA encodes these proteins:
- a CDS encoding type II NADH dehydrogenase — protein sequence MQKKKILFLGAGYACLSTIKALKDEFFENAQVSLINNNSYHYHTILLHKVASGEDVLGPKFDILPLLNSKIDFIQDEVIKISKDKVYAKNGEYEFDILVCGLGFEKETFGIKGMQKYALSIDNYENALKVNEEIYKKIKNYKSSQNEDDLKIAVCGGGLSGVEFVSSLAKELINFCQKEGVDYQKIQLCIIEAMDHILPMFEKKISQKAKSELEKFGIKVYEKSKIIECKENEILLEDQTSIKANTIVWTAGIRGNRVIENSLDFPSVRSRIEVDEFLHPLNIKDSHRYFFIGDNSICKNPQTNTPYPPTAQLALRQGAYAAKALTKLIKEEKFEKEFKFISGNTICSIGKDYAIGTILHKTISGKIAIKLKIFIEKLWQYQLEGIKGFFR from the coding sequence GTGCAAAAGAAAAAAATTTTATTTTTAGGTGCTGGTTATGCTTGTTTATCTACTATCAAAGCTTTAAAAGATGAATTTTTTGAAAATGCACAAGTTAGTTTGATCAATAACAATTCTTATCATTATCATACGATTTTACTTCATAAAGTGGCTTCTGGCGAAGATGTTTTAGGGCCTAAATTTGACATTTTACCTTTGTTAAATTCAAAGATTGATTTTATACAAGATGAAGTTATTAAAATTTCTAAAGACAAAGTTTATGCTAAAAATGGCGAGTATGAATTTGATATTTTAGTTTGTGGATTGGGGTTTGAAAAGGAAACTTTTGGCATTAAAGGTATGCAAAAATACGCTTTGAGTATAGATAATTACGAAAATGCTTTAAAGGTTAATGAAGAAATTTATAAAAAAATTAAAAATTATAAAAGTTCTCAAAATGAAGATGATTTAAAAATAGCAGTTTGTGGCGGTGGTTTGAGTGGAGTTGAATTTGTATCATCTTTAGCTAAAGAGCTTATAAATTTTTGTCAAAAAGAGGGTGTTGATTATCAAAAAATACAGCTTTGTATTATAGAAGCTATGGATCATATTTTACCAATGTTTGAGAAAAAAATATCCCAAAAAGCTAAAAGCGAATTAGAAAAATTTGGCATAAAAGTATATGAAAAATCTAAAATTATAGAATGTAAAGAAAATGAAATTTTATTAGAAGATCAAACATCTATTAAAGCAAATACCATAGTTTGGACAGCAGGTATAAGGGGGAATCGTGTGATTGAAAATAGTCTTGATTTTCCTAGTGTAAGATCTCGCATAGAAGTGGATGAATTTTTACATCCGCTAAATATTAAAGATTCTCATAGATATTTTTTTATAGGGGATAATAGCATTTGTAAAAACCCACAAACTAACACCCCTTATCCTCCAACAGCCCAACTAGCTTTAAGACAAGGTGCTTACGCAGCAAAAGCCTTAACAAAGCTAATCAAAGAAGAAAAATTTGAAAAAGAATTTAAATTTATAAGTGGAAATACTATATGTTCTATAGGTAAAGATTATGCCATAGGGACTATATTGCACAAAACAATTAGTGGTAAAATAGCCATAAAGCTTAAAATTTTTATAGAAAAATTATGGCAATACCAGCTTGAAGGCATTAAAGGCTTTTTTAGATAA
- the dsbD gene encoding protein-disulfide reductase DsbD → MRFLLVFLFFINFLFSNEVLKLDEAFKLNVYSNNQGFFLKINLADRIYLYKDQTKLMLDSKDITSLLNFPKTSQRENKEVIFNQLELFIPKLLLDDFVKTDKAKLSLAYQGCSEDGLCYRPVYVDYEIYKQNNSYQISSIKDQFKNISEDEQIAINLSKDNVFITLITFFGYGLLLSLTPCILPMIPILSSLIAMKLKNNPSKKHSFYLSFVYVFFMSLAYAIAGALVGLLGANVQGLLQQTWIIITFAGIFILLSLSMFGLYELQLPLKFQNYINKKIQGKNGFIGVAIMGFLSALIVGPCVAAPLAGALLYITKSADVFLGALSLFIMSFGMGVPLLLLGLGGGFLKSGAWMLKIKLLFGFLMLAMAIWMLERILNAQIILMLYGVLGVFFACFMGLFDEVKNNFDKFKKASMILVLCYSLSLILGGSMGSKSLLKPLNFSTTIEQNLPSLNFKKITNLEELNKELQNSNKPVMLDFTAIWCENCKLLEEYTFKDQSVQNLLSNYTLLQIDITNNTKEDLEVMKKFNVFGPPVMIFFKDSQELGRIVGYVDAKEFITKVPQ, encoded by the coding sequence ATGCGTTTTTTGCTAGTATTTTTATTTTTTATAAATTTTCTTTTTTCTAATGAAGTTTTAAAACTTGATGAAGCATTTAAACTCAATGTCTATTCAAACAATCAAGGATTTTTTTTAAAAATCAATCTAGCCGATAGAATTTATCTTTATAAAGATCAAACAAAGCTTATGCTTGATTCTAAAGACATCACTTCTTTGCTTAATTTTCCAAAAACTTCTCAAAGAGAAAATAAAGAAGTTATTTTTAATCAACTTGAACTTTTTATACCTAAATTATTACTTGATGATTTTGTTAAAACAGACAAAGCAAAACTTAGCTTAGCTTATCAAGGGTGTTCTGAAGATGGTTTATGCTATCGCCCTGTGTATGTTGATTATGAAATTTATAAACAAAATAATAGCTATCAAATTAGCTCTATTAAAGATCAATTTAAAAATATAAGCGAAGATGAGCAAATTGCTATAAATTTAAGTAAAGACAATGTTTTCATAACTTTAATCACATTTTTTGGATATGGCTTGTTATTATCTTTAACCCCTTGTATTTTACCTATGATTCCTATACTTTCATCTTTAATTGCAATGAAACTAAAAAATAATCCATCTAAAAAACACAGCTTTTATCTTTCTTTTGTTTATGTATTTTTTATGTCTTTAGCTTATGCTATAGCTGGAGCCTTGGTGGGGCTTTTAGGAGCTAATGTACAAGGTTTATTACAGCAAACTTGGATCATTATCACTTTTGCTGGAATTTTCATTTTACTCTCACTTTCCATGTTTGGACTTTATGAATTACAACTTCCTTTAAAATTTCAAAACTATATAAACAAAAAAATACAAGGGAAAAATGGTTTTATAGGTGTTGCAATTATGGGATTTTTATCTGCTTTAATAGTAGGACCTTGTGTTGCTGCACCTTTAGCTGGAGCTTTGCTCTATATCACAAAAAGTGCAGATGTGTTTTTAGGAGCTTTATCATTATTTATAATGAGTTTTGGTATGGGCGTGCCTTTGCTTTTGCTAGGTCTTGGAGGGGGATTTTTAAAAAGCGGTGCTTGGATGCTTAAAATAAAATTGTTATTTGGCTTTTTAATGCTTGCTATGGCCATTTGGATGCTAGAAAGAATTTTAAATGCGCAAATCATTTTAATGTTATATGGGGTATTAGGGGTATTTTTTGCTTGTTTTATGGGACTTTTTGATGAAGTAAAAAATAATTTTGATAAATTTAAAAAAGCAAGTATGATTTTAGTTTTATGCTATAGCTTAAGTCTTATTTTAGGTGGCTCCATGGGCTCAAAAAGTTTATTAAAACCTTTAAATTTTTCCACTACTATAGAGCAAAATTTGCCAAGTTTAAATTTCAAAAAAATTACAAATTTAGAAGAATTAAATAAAGAATTGCAAAATTCTAACAAACCTGTGATGTTGGATTTTACTGCTATTTGGTGTGAAAATTGCAAGCTTTTAGAAGAATATACTTTTAAAGATCAAAGTGTGCAAAATTTATTGAGCAACTATACACTTTTGCAAATTGATATTACTAATAACACTAAAGAAGATTTAGAAGTGATGAAAAAATTCAATGTTTTTGGGCCACCTGTGATGATATTTTTTAAAGACTCTCAAGAATTAGGACGCATTGTAGGCTATGTAGATGCTAAAGAATTTATAACAAAGGTTCCTCAATAA